DNA from Nocardioides seonyuensis:
CCGACCCACTGTCGGTGGCTCGCTCTAGACATTCCCTCGACATCAACGACCGGCTGAACTTCCCCAGGAGGCCACCATGAGCACCCTCAGCATCTCTCCCACCTTCCGCACCGCCGCCCCGCGTCGCTCGACCGTGCGGCTGACCCGTCGGGGTCGGGTGGTGGTCGTGCTCGCCGGGCTCCTGGTCGCGCTCGCTGCGGCCTTCTTCCTCGCCGCCGGCGCCGTCGGCACCGAAGAGGCCGGCACCGCACCGGCCACCGAGGTCGTCCAGGTCGCCCCCGGCGACACGCTGTGGGGGATCGCCAGCGACGTCGCCGACGACGGTGACGTGCGCGCCATGATCACCGAGATCGAGCGACTCAACGCCCTCGACTCCGCCGCGGTCTCCGCCGGCCAGAAGCTCCGCGTCCCGGTCGCCACCGACTGAGCGACCGCAGCACCACAGACCTCCACCGGTTGCTTCGACCCCAACCGGTGGACCAGGGGAAGACGAGGGGCGGGCCTACGCGGCCCGCCCCTCTTCGCTTGCGCTGATGGTTGAGCCGCGACCGGCTCCCCTCGGTGGTTGAGGTCCGGGCGGTGACTCGGTTGATGTGCGAGCGGCTCCCCTAGGTGGTTGCGGTGCGAACTCGCGAGCCTCGAAATCACCCGCCATCCCCGCAGGTTGTCCACAGGACGATCTCCGCGGGTCCCGCAGAGGTGTCGTTGTCGCTAGGTTCTCTCGCGTCATCGCTGTTCTCGGGAAGGCATCTGATGTCCGTACGACGCGCGCTCGTCGCCACCGCCCTCGCTCCGCTGCTCGGGCTCGCCCTGGCCGGCTGTCAGGAGGCCGAGCCCTCGCCCAAGATGCCCTCCACGTCTGCCGCGACGCCCACGCCGACCGAGACTGCGACAGCTGAGCAGGAGACTCCGGAGGAGTTCATCCGGCGTTGGCAGGCAGCTTCGGACAAGATGCAGGTAAGTGGTGAGACGGCTGAGTACTCCAATATGTCGCCCCAGTGCAAGCCGTGCCAAGACTTCGTCGAGACTGTGAGAAGCGTCTACCGAGCGGGAGGTCATGCTGAGTTCGACGGGTCGACGATCACGAAACTCGTCCGGGTGGAGGACGAGGTGCCGACCTTCGAGCTAACCAAGACCGTGCCTGAAACGGTGGTGTATGACGCCAAGGGTGAGACGCGAACCTTCCCGCCGGGGAAGGCCACCATTTCGATCACGCTGGCCAAACGCCAGGGGGAATGGGTCGTCGCGCACTTTGGGTTCGTCTGATGATCCGAACTGGCGGCTGTGCTATCTGGCTCGGACTATGTGTCGCGCTCCTGCAGCTTGTCGTTCTCTCGCCGTCCGAAGCAAGCGCGGACGAACCCGCTTCCTGCGTCCAGGTGGGGTGGGAGCAGGTCGACGCAAACTGCAATTGGACCTACGCGGAGTACCTGGAGACGTCTTCCTCGGACAGCGCGCACAAGTGGGTCCTACTCCCTCTTTGTGTCGATCCGGCACTCGGCAGCACGTGTTCAGTTCAGCCCTGCGTGTCCAACGGTGTTCCGGGCTTCATGTACGCCGTATCGCGGGACGGTGTGCAGGTGGGAATGACCTGCGCGCCAACCGACGTGGCCCCAGGGCCCTCTCGCGAACAGGTGCTGCAGAGCTTCAAAGAGCTGCAATGGCCCAGCTCGACGGCCGTAGTCCAGCCAGGCGGTGGTCAGACATTGGTCAACCTCGAGACGATCTTCTACACGACGAACGCCGCACCCACGTCGAAGACGGTGAGTATCGCCAAGACCGACGTCCAGATCATCGCCACCCCGGTGTCGTACACCTGGTCCTTCGGCGACGGCACCACCTTGTCCACAACGACCCCAGGCGCGCCGCACCCGTCGCGCGAGGTCACGCATGTCTACACCAGCACCGACGACGTTGAGGCAAGCGTCGCGACGACCTACTCGGGCACGTACAAGATCGGCAACGGCGACTGGCAGGACCTCGGCGAGACCCACACCGTCCCCGGGCCCGTGACAGAGCTTGAGGTCCTCGAGGCCAAGCCGCAGCTTGTCCTTCGCTGATCCGGCGACGCTTTCGTCACGACGCCAACTGTCCATCAACAGCACAATCACTCGGGGAGACACCATGGCCATTGGCCGAACCATGTCCTGTCCACGTTCGAATCGCGCTGTGCCGCGCGTGCTTGTCGGCATTGTCGCGGTCGCTGCTGCTTCTGCCGGCTGCAGTTGGTCCGGCGGTAACGCGGAGTCGGAGGCGGCACCAGTGTCGTCGGATTCCTCCGCCACGGTTCTCCCTGCTGATCCGCGTCAGCTCACGAAGGCATCCCGAGCTTGGACGCGCGAGATCCCGGTCGTCGGGCAGCCAGAACTTGCCGGAAGTACGGCGCTCGTTCTCGCGCAGGCGCCTGGCGATCGGCTCAAGCTCATGGGTCTCGACGTGGAGACAGGGCGCACCCTGTTCGAAAGCTCGTATCACCCAGGGGGACTGCCCTCGGGTGTTCAACTCGCGCCCAGGTTCACCCAGCTCGCTGACGGCAGATACGTCGCGCTACTCCGCAGCGCCGAACCGGGGCCTCGCGGCTCGTTCGTTACGGCGTTGGACGTGCGCACCGGAAACGTGGTGGCGGAGGCGGCACTCGTGAGCGACGACTATGACGCGTGTGCTGACGGGCACGACGTGTGTGTCTCCGGTTGGCAGGGCTCGCCGGACTTCTACGGCATCGCCGAGGGCAGGGGGCCACAGCGTTGGGATCTCAAGACGGATCGCATGGTCGAGAGTCGTGGCTACCAAGATGCGATGGCGATCGGGCGTGACCTGTTCTGGTCGGGGGAGGGCTCGACTGCCCACCTCTCGAGGATCCGCGGGTATCGCAGGCCGAGCTGGAGCGTGCCTGTCGGTCAGGTGTTTCGCGAAGGGTCGAGTACCAGCGCGGGGTGGTCCTTCGAGTACGACGAGCCGGAGGATGTGTACGTCGGTGGGGTTGGTCGGCCAGCCTCGAGTGGACTCCTCGCGCGCTACCGACGCGGCCATCGGGTGCGCTTCCCGTTGGTGAGCCGATACGAGGCCGTAGGTGTCGACGGTGAGACGGGCGAGCGGCTCTGGCGCAAGCGAGGCGCGAATCCTTGGTGTGAGTTCGCCCGAGGCGCGTCTGAGGCTCGCACGCTGTGCATGATTGAGGGCACGAGCGTGCAGAAGATGGGGGAGGACGCCCAGGTCAAGGGCATCTCCATGTCCATCAGCGGAGTAAACCCTCGGAGCGGAGCAGCGACGTGGAGTGTCCCCCTCAGCGAGGCAGGCGCTCGTCGCGCCTACATGGATGAGGTTGTGCCCCTGACTCCGTACGGCGGAGTCGTCGAGTCCGCCCGTGGGCAGCTGATCAGTGTCGACACGCGCGATGGCAGGTTGATGGCTGTCAGCCCGGACGCCGTCTTGTTGTGCGAGCGGACTTCGGACGTCAAGGCCTACGGAGTGACACGCTCCAACCCCGTGTATCGACTCTGCACGCCGAGTGGGAAGCCCGCCGACGGACCTCTCTCGCTCTGGGGAGCGATGGCAATCGAAGGATCAGGTCATCTCCGAGTGGTGTCGCAGCAGGGGCGGGTCGTCGCGTACGACGTCCCCGACTAAGTCGTGGATCACTCGCCAATGCCGCGAGCATCCAGGGACCTAGGCCCGTCTCGGAGACCAAACCGGCCAGGAGAGCGGCGACCGACCCCGCCATACTCACGAACATGACCGCTCCTGACGCCACCGGCCAGACCGAGATCGCTGCCTCGCCCGAGGCGGTCTACGCATTCCTCAGCGACCCGGCCCGGATGAGCGAGATCGCGGAGGAGACGGTGAAGGTGCTGCGTCGCGACTCCACCGCAGGGCAGACCGGCTCGCGATTCCTCGGGGTCAACCGCAACGGCAGACGCGTGTGGCCGACGATCGGCAAGGTGACCGACGCCGACTCGGCCCGACGGTTCGCTTTCGAGGTCGAGGCGGTTCCGGGTGTGCCGGTGGCTCGCTGGCAGTACGACATCGAGCCCACCGCGGCTGGCTGCCGCGTGGTCGAGAGCACGTGGGACAAGCGGCCACGGTGGTTCGTGCCGGCGACGAGGCCGATCACCGGTGTGGCCGATCGGGTGAGCGTCAACGCCCGCAACATCGAGACCACGCTGGCTCGGCTCAAGGCCAGGCTCGAGACCGGCGCCCAGGCGTAGGAGCGACTCAGCGAGCCGCGCGCTTGCCCCCCGCGGGGCGAGGTCCCGGGGGTGGCACCGGGGGAGACCCGTCGGGGTCGTCCGGCGGGGTGATGCCGAGGGCCCGCATGAGCCGGGCGACGAGCATCAGCCCGAAGAAGAGGCAGGCGATCGCACCGAGGCAGGCGAGTGCCATGAAGCCCCAGGCGCTGCCGCCACCGCCGTCGCGGGCCGCCGTACCGAAGTCGATGGCGGCGTAGACGAGGTAGCCCCAGGCGACGACGCACAGGGTGATGGCGGCGCACGTGAGCAGGGCTTCGCGGTTGAGCTTGCGGGGCGGCGGAGCGGCGCGACGGGAGCCTGCTCGCTTGCCTGTCGTCGCCACGCCTGCATTGTGACTGATGGGGCACAAGTGCGGGCCGGAAGCCCGGAACGCAGGGGTCGACACGCCGCGAACTCGGGGTGACCCACGTCACTGACCTGCGGTTTTCCGGGGTGGAACGAACCACTTCGACAATTTGGCGGGGTTCGCTTGCCAAGCCTGCAGACGGCACGTACGGTTACCACTACATCTAGTAGTTACACCGTTGTGGTTTTCCACATCTAGTTCACAAGAAGCGGTCCTGTTCACACAGGGAAGGCCCCGTTCTCCACAGGAATCGGGCCGAGATCCACAGTGTTGAAGATGATGCAGGGCACCACCGACAGCGACACCGACAGGCCAGGAGAGGGGGATCCGCGATGCACTGCCCCTACTGCCGTGACACCGACACCCGGGTCCTCGACAGCCGCGTCGCCGACGACGGTGGATCGATCCGCCGCCGCCGCACCTGCTCCTCCTGCGACCGCCGCTTCACCACCGTGGAGAAGATGCAGCTGACCGTGCTCAAGCGGTCGGGTGCCACCGAGCCGTTCAACCGCGACAAGGCGATCGCCGGTGTGCGGAAGGCCTGCAAGGGCCGTCCCGTCACCGACGCCCAGCTCGCCTGCCTCGGGCAGGAGGTCGAGGACGCCATGCGTCTCTCGGGCCAGGCCGAGTTCGCCGCCCACGAGATCGGCCTCGCGATCCTGAGCCCGCTGCGCGCCCTCGACGAGGTGGCCTACCTCCGCTTCGCGAGCGTCTACCGCGCCTTCGAAAACGCCGAGGACTTCGAGAAGGAGATCGAGATCCTTCGCCTCGAGCGCAACGCCCAGGCTGGTTTCGAGACGGGACTCCGTCCCTCGACCAGCGAGGCGCATTCAGCCCCGACGGGCTGACCCCAGAACGGCCCGGCAGGTAGTGGGGAAGCTGCCTGCCGGGCTTACCAACCCCGCGGACCAGGTCCGCAGAGCACACCCATCACCCGCCCGTGCAGGCACGAAGGAGAACCACCCATGACCGAGACGGTGAACACCGGCGCCGCACGCAAGGGCAAGGGCCTCAAGCTGGAGCGCGTCTTCAGCACCAAGGGAGTCCACCCCTATGACGCGATCACGTGGGAGCGCCGTGACGTCGTCCAGCAGAACTGGAAGACAGGCGAGACCGTCTTCGAGCAGCGCGGCGTGGAGTTCCCCGACTTCTGGTCGGTCAACGCGAGCACGATCGTCACGACCAAGTACTTCCGCGGCGCCGTCGGCACCGACGCCCGCGAGTGGAGCCTCAAGCAGCTCATCGACCGGGTCGTGAAGACCTACACCAAGGCCGGCATCGACAACGGCTACTTCGCCGGCGACGCCGACGCCGAGACCTTCGAGCACGAGCTGACCTGGCTGCTGGTCAACCAGTACTTCTCCTTCAACAGCCCCGTCTGGTTCAACGTCGGCACGCCCTCGCCGCAGCAGGTCAGCGCCTGCTTCATCCTGAGCGTCGACGACTCCATGGACTCGATCCTCAACTGGTACAAGGAAGAGGGCTTCATCTTCAAGGGCGGCTCCGGCGCCGGCCTCAACCTCTCCCGCATCCGCTCGTCCAAGGAGCTGCTCTCCAGCGGCGGCACGGCATCCGGGCCGGTCTCCTTCATGCGCGGCGCCGACGCCTCCGCCGGCACCATCAAGTCCGGCGGCGCCACGCGTCGCGCGGCCAAGATGGTCGTCCTCGACGTCGACCACCCCGACATCGAGGAGTTCGTCGAGACCAAGATGAACGAGGAGCACAAGATCCGTGCCCTTCGTGACGCCGGCTTCGACATGGACCTCGGCGGCAAGGACATCACCTCCGTCCAGTACCAGAACGCCAACAACTCCGTCCGCGTCACCGACGAGTTCATGCGCGCGGTCGAGGACGGCACCGAGTTCGGCCTCAAGGCCCGCGGCACCGGCGAGGTCATCGAGACCGTGGACGCCCGCGGCCTGTTCCGCAAGATCTCCGAGGCCGCCTGGTCCTGCGCCGACCCCGGCCTGCAGTACGACGACACGATCAACGACTGGCACACCAACCCCGAGACCGGCCGCATCACCGCGTCCAACCCCTGCTCGGAGTACATGTCGCTCGACAACTCCTCGTGCAACCTCGCCAGCCTCAACCTGCTGAAGTTCCTCAAGGACGACGACACCTTCGACGCGGCGCTGTTCGCCAAGGCCGTCGAGTTCATCATCACCGCGATGGACATCTCGATCTGCTTCGCCGACTTCCCGACCGAGGCGATCGGCGACACCACGCGTGACTACCGCCAGCTCGGCATCGGCTACGCCAACCTGGGCGCCCTGCTGATGGCGATGGGCCTGGGGTACGACAGCGACGGCGGCCGCTCCATGGCCGCGGCCATCACCTCGTTGATGACCGGCACCTCCTACAAGCGTTCGGCCGAGCTCGCCGCGATCGTCGGTCCCTACGCCGGCTACGCCCGCAACGCCGACGCCCACAAGCGCGTCATGCGCAAGCACCAGGCCGCCAACGACGTCGTACGCGTCCTGCACACCGAGGACAGCCGGGTCCACAAGCTCGCCACCAAGGCGTGGGCCGACGTGGTCAAGCTCGGTGAGAAGAACGGCTTCCGCAACGCGCAGGCCTCGGTGCTCGCGCCGACCGGCACCATCGGCTTCATGATGGACTGCGACACCACCGGCATCGAGCCCGACTTCTCCCTGGTGAAGTTCAAGAAGCTCGTCGGCGGTGGGTCGATGCAGATCGTCAACCAGACGATCCCGCGGGCGCTGAAGAAGATGGGCTACCAGCCCGAGCAGGTCGAGGCGATCGTCGCCTACATCGCCGAGCACGGTCACGTCGTCGACGCGCCGGGCCTCAAGCTCGAGCACTACGAGGTCTTCGACACCGCGATGGGCGCCCGCTCGCTCAAGCCGATGGGCCACGTGCGGATGATGGCGGCCGCCCAGCCGTTCCTCTCCGGCGCGATCTCCAAGACGGTCAACCTCCCCGAGACCGCGACGGTCGAGGAGATCGAGGACGTCTACATGCAGTCCTGGAAGCTCGGACTCAAGGCGACCGCGATCTACCGCGACAACTGCAAGGTCGGCCAGCCGCTCTCCGACGGTGGCGGCAAGGCCAAGAAGGACGCCGCCGACGCCGCGGACGCAGCCGCTGCGGCCGAGACCAAGGTCGTGGAGAAGGTCGTCTACGCCCCGACCCGCAAGCGCCTGCCGAAGTCGCGCGTCTCGCGCACCACGTCGTTCACCGTGGGTGGTGCCGAGGGCTACATGACCTCCGGCGCCCACGACGACGGCGAGCTGGGCGAGGTCTTCCTCAAGCTCGGCAAGCAGGGCTCGACCCTGGCCGGTGTGATGGACGCCTTCTCGATCGCGGTCTCCATCGGCCTGCAGTACGGCGTCCCGCTCGAGACCTACGTCTCGAAGTTCACCAACCTGCGCTTCGAGCCTGCTGGCCTCACCGACGACCCCGACGTGCGGATGGCGCAGTCGATCATGGACTACATCTTCCGCCGCCTCGCCCTGGACTACCTGTCCTTCGAGGACCGCGCCGGCCTCGGCATCTACTCCGCCGAAGAGCGTCAGCGCCACCTCGAGACCGGCTCCTACGAGCCGCTCGTCGAGGAGACCGGCTCGGCCTCCGAGCTCGTCGAGGGCTCGCTGGTCGAGGACAAGGCTTCGGTGGTTGAGGAGGGCCGCCAGGCCCGTCTCGAAACCACCGACGTCGAGACCAAGGACACCCACGGCTCCGAGGCCCGCGAGGTCCCCGCCCAGGTCTCCAGCGGCCAGGCCCAAACCACCGCCGAGCTCTTCGAGAAGCTCACCGGCACCGCCGTCGACTCGCCGCTCTGCATGACCTGCGGCACCAAGATGCGCCCCGCCGGCTCCTGCTACGTCTGCGAGGGCTGCGGCTCGACCAGCGGCTGCAGCTGATCCACGCGTGCGACGGGCCCCGACCTCATGTAGGACGACAGCCTCTTCACTGAGCGAACGACAAGTGCCGCGACAAGTGCCGCGACAAGTGCCACGACAAGTGCCACCGTCAGACGACTAGCGCCAACACGTAGCCCCCGGAACTAACCGGGGGCTACGTGTCTTTCTCCGTCGGACCACAAGGCGGTACGTGATGCGCAGCCAGTCGCTGGTTCTTGGACATCGCCGGGTTCGCCGAGTTCATATGTCGGTGCCGTCGCCGATAGTTCGGCCATGGCTTGGTCAGGTCCTGTGTGGTTTCTCGACGTAGACGGCGTTGTATCGCCCTTTGGCGTCGGCGACAGTTGGGCTGGGGAGACTTTGTATCCAGGGCGACCGGGCGACATGACGGTGCCGTTCCGGCGTGATGT
Protein-coding regions in this window:
- a CDS encoding SRPBCC family protein, which encodes MTAPDATGQTEIAASPEAVYAFLSDPARMSEIAEETVKVLRRDSTAGQTGSRFLGVNRNGRRVWPTIGKVTDADSARRFAFEVEAVPGVPVARWQYDIEPTAAGCRVVESTWDKRPRWFVPATRPITGVADRVSVNARNIETTLARLKARLETGAQA
- a CDS encoding PQQ-binding-like beta-propeller repeat protein; amino-acid sequence: MSCPRSNRAVPRVLVGIVAVAAASAGCSWSGGNAESEAAPVSSDSSATVLPADPRQLTKASRAWTREIPVVGQPELAGSTALVLAQAPGDRLKLMGLDVETGRTLFESSYHPGGLPSGVQLAPRFTQLADGRYVALLRSAEPGPRGSFVTALDVRTGNVVAEAALVSDDYDACADGHDVCVSGWQGSPDFYGIAEGRGPQRWDLKTDRMVESRGYQDAMAIGRDLFWSGEGSTAHLSRIRGYRRPSWSVPVGQVFREGSSTSAGWSFEYDEPEDVYVGGVGRPASSGLLARYRRGHRVRFPLVSRYEAVGVDGETGERLWRKRGANPWCEFARGASEARTLCMIEGTSVQKMGEDAQVKGISMSISGVNPRSGAATWSVPLSEAGARRAYMDEVVPLTPYGGVVESARGQLISVDTRDGRLMAVSPDAVLLCERTSDVKAYGVTRSNPVYRLCTPSGKPADGPLSLWGAMAIEGSGHLRVVSQQGRVVAYDVPD
- a CDS encoding PKD domain-containing protein; this translates as MSNGVPGFMYAVSRDGVQVGMTCAPTDVAPGPSREQVLQSFKELQWPSSTAVVQPGGGQTLVNLETIFYTTNAAPTSKTVSIAKTDVQIIATPVSYTWSFGDGTTLSTTTPGAPHPSREVTHVYTSTDDVEASVATTYSGTYKIGNGDWQDLGETHTVPGPVTELEVLEAKPQLVLR
- a CDS encoding LysM peptidoglycan-binding domain-containing protein gives rise to the protein MSTLSISPTFRTAAPRRSTVRLTRRGRVVVVLAGLLVALAAAFFLAAGAVGTEEAGTAPATEVVQVAPGDTLWGIASDVADDGDVRAMITEIERLNALDSAAVSAGQKLRVPVATD
- a CDS encoding vitamin B12-dependent ribonucleotide reductase; protein product: MTETVNTGAARKGKGLKLERVFSTKGVHPYDAITWERRDVVQQNWKTGETVFEQRGVEFPDFWSVNASTIVTTKYFRGAVGTDAREWSLKQLIDRVVKTYTKAGIDNGYFAGDADAETFEHELTWLLVNQYFSFNSPVWFNVGTPSPQQVSACFILSVDDSMDSILNWYKEEGFIFKGGSGAGLNLSRIRSSKELLSSGGTASGPVSFMRGADASAGTIKSGGATRRAAKMVVLDVDHPDIEEFVETKMNEEHKIRALRDAGFDMDLGGKDITSVQYQNANNSVRVTDEFMRAVEDGTEFGLKARGTGEVIETVDARGLFRKISEAAWSCADPGLQYDDTINDWHTNPETGRITASNPCSEYMSLDNSSCNLASLNLLKFLKDDDTFDAALFAKAVEFIITAMDISICFADFPTEAIGDTTRDYRQLGIGYANLGALLMAMGLGYDSDGGRSMAAAITSLMTGTSYKRSAELAAIVGPYAGYARNADAHKRVMRKHQAANDVVRVLHTEDSRVHKLATKAWADVVKLGEKNGFRNAQASVLAPTGTIGFMMDCDTTGIEPDFSLVKFKKLVGGGSMQIVNQTIPRALKKMGYQPEQVEAIVAYIAEHGHVVDAPGLKLEHYEVFDTAMGARSLKPMGHVRMMAAAQPFLSGAISKTVNLPETATVEEIEDVYMQSWKLGLKATAIYRDNCKVGQPLSDGGGKAKKDAADAADAAAAAETKVVEKVVYAPTRKRLPKSRVSRTTSFTVGGAEGYMTSGAHDDGELGEVFLKLGKQGSTLAGVMDAFSIAVSIGLQYGVPLETYVSKFTNLRFEPAGLTDDPDVRMAQSIMDYIFRRLALDYLSFEDRAGLGIYSAEERQRHLETGSYEPLVEETGSASELVEGSLVEDKASVVEEGRQARLETTDVETKDTHGSEAREVPAQVSSGQAQTTAELFEKLTGTAVDSPLCMTCGTKMRPAGSCYVCEGCGSTSGCS
- the nrdR gene encoding transcriptional regulator NrdR, translated to MHCPYCRDTDTRVLDSRVADDGGSIRRRRTCSSCDRRFTTVEKMQLTVLKRSGATEPFNRDKAIAGVRKACKGRPVTDAQLACLGQEVEDAMRLSGQAEFAAHEIGLAILSPLRALDEVAYLRFASVYRAFENAEDFEKEIEILRLERNAQAGFETGLRPSTSEAHSAPTG